From one Pedobacter faecalis genomic stretch:
- the xth gene encoding exodeoxyribonuclease III — translation MKIATYNVNGVNGRLPVLLRWLSEAQPDVVCLQELKAPQEKFPEQAIKDAGYHAIWAGQKSWNGVAILSRNEDIQEIRRGLPGDDEDLQSRYLEASVGGILVCCLYLPNGNPAPGPKFDYKLAWFERFRLHAARLLETGLPIVMAGDYNVMPTDLDVYKPERWVDDALFRPETRAAFKAVTDQGWTDAIRKLYPDEKIYTFWDYFRNAYGRDAGLRIDHFLLSPQLAPRLTEAAVDRHVRGWEKTSDHAPVWIKIT, via the coding sequence ATGAAGATAGCTACCTATAATGTAAACGGAGTAAATGGCAGACTGCCTGTGCTTTTGCGCTGGCTTAGTGAAGCGCAGCCTGATGTGGTTTGCCTGCAGGAACTAAAGGCCCCGCAGGAAAAGTTTCCCGAGCAGGCCATTAAAGATGCTGGCTATCACGCCATTTGGGCCGGACAAAAAAGCTGGAACGGTGTGGCTATTCTATCGCGAAACGAGGACATTCAGGAGATCAGGCGCGGACTGCCCGGCGACGATGAGGATCTTCAAAGCCGCTACCTGGAAGCATCGGTGGGCGGGATACTTGTCTGCTGTCTGTATTTGCCTAATGGCAACCCGGCCCCCGGACCGAAGTTCGACTATAAACTGGCCTGGTTTGAACGTTTCCGGCTTCATGCGGCGCGTTTGCTGGAGACGGGACTTCCGATCGTGATGGCGGGCGACTATAACGTGATGCCTACCGATCTGGACGTGTACAAGCCGGAGCGATGGGTAGATGATGCTTTGTTCAGACCGGAAACCCGTGCTGCGTTTAAGGCGGTTACCGATCAGGGCTGGACAGACGCCATCCGTAAACTTTATCCGGATGAGAAAATCTATACCTTCTGGGATTATTTCCGCAATGCCTACGGACGGGATGCCGGACTGCGTATCGACCATTTTCTGCTCAGTCCGCAACTGGCACCGCGACTTACAGAGGCGGCGGTAGACCGCCACGTTCGGGGCTGGGAGAAAACCAGTGATCACGCTCCGGTCTGGATCAAAATTACGTAG
- a CDS encoding DUF4142 domain-containing protein — protein MRSFTMLFAAALAVFSLSSCKDDDDNDFAMSNQDFVTKASSSNMFEIQAGALAIERGSNPAVKAYGEMMVEEHTAVGDELHSLASQKEWGVPEKILTKEQDLMDMLTPLTGAEFDREFARIMVLSHSDAVGLFTTASAEMGVADGDLRNWAGAKLPALKLHLQHATELQAVVAP, from the coding sequence ATGCGTAGTTTTACTATGCTTTTCGCAGCTGCACTAGCTGTATTTTCACTCTCGTCGTGCAAAGATGACGATGATAACGACTTTGCCATGAGCAATCAGGATTTTGTTACTAAAGCATCAAGCAGTAACATGTTTGAAATCCAGGCGGGAGCACTCGCTATCGAGAGAGGTTCAAACCCTGCTGTAAAAGCATACGGCGAGATGATGGTGGAAGAACACACAGCCGTAGGTGATGAGTTGCACAGTCTTGCCTCTCAGAAGGAATGGGGCGTTCCTGAAAAGATCCTTACGAAAGAACAGGATTTAATGGATATGCTTACACCGCTTACCGGTGCTGAATTCGATAGAGAATTTGCTCGTATCATGGTGCTATCACATAGCGACGCTGTCGGTTTGTTTACTACGGCTAGCGCAGAAATGGGTGTGGCTGATGGTGATTTGAGAAACTGGGCTGGAGCGAAATTGCCTGCTTTGAAACTTCATTTGCAGCACGCAACGGAACTTCAGGCTGTAGTTGCACCTTAG
- a CDS encoding YciE/YciF ferroxidase family protein gives MATSKQSQDMPNAHLHELFVDELRDMLGAEKQLLKGLKKLSAAAGSEKLRTAFETHYAQTEGQIERLKQVFQAVGLTARGKKCKAMEGLLSEADEILESFEDQPEVLDAALISAAQKVEHYEIASYGCLVTYAKLMEHTEAEELLAATLAEEKETDVLLTEIAMSEANMGATA, from the coding sequence ATGGCAACTTCAAAACAATCTCAAGACATGCCGAATGCACATCTTCACGAGTTATTCGTTGACGAGCTTAGAGATATGCTTGGTGCAGAGAAGCAATTATTAAAAGGACTTAAGAAATTGTCTGCGGCTGCAGGCAGCGAAAAGCTAAGAACTGCATTTGAAACGCACTATGCGCAGACTGAAGGACAAATTGAACGTTTAAAACAAGTTTTTCAGGCTGTGGGCTTAACCGCCAGGGGCAAAAAATGTAAGGCAATGGAAGGCTTGCTGAGCGAAGCTGACGAAATTCTTGAAAGTTTCGAAGATCAACCAGAAGTGCTTGATGCAGCCTTGATTTCGGCCGCTCAGAAAGTAGAGCACTATGAAATTGCAAGCTACGGATGCCTGGTAACTTACGCTAAGTTAATGGAGCATACGGAAGCTGAAGAGCTTCTGGCAGCTACGCTGGCAGAGGAAAAGGAGACAGACGTGCTGCTTACCGAAATTGCGATGTCGGAAGCTAACATGGGTGCAACCGCCTAA
- a CDS encoding Gfo/Idh/MocA family protein, with amino-acid sequence MKEEANKPEAARNRRDFLKTAAIAAAGFMIVPRHVLGGKGFLAPSDRLLLAGIGAGGKGESDISLIVKGGKTDVAFLCDVDDRRAATSIRNFPKAKYYKDYRVLFDKEANNFDAVTVSTPDHTHAQIAMAAMQLGKHVYVQKPLAHDVYEARMLTEAAKRYKVVTQMGNQGASGDGVRRLQEWYNAGKIGKVHTVYCWTDRPVWPQGIAWPTTTAPVPKELDWDLWLGSAPYKPYIDKMVPFNWRGWWDYGTGALGDMGCHLVEPPFRVLGLETPVSVECSVGSVYVDEFRRGYFPESCPPSSHVIMTFNKTGKAKDDVQLHWMDGGIKPERPEELGPNESFGDNGVLFIGTKGKMICETYGMNPKLLPLSRNESDKTKVSITRVPGQEDGHYAQFAEASIAGYGKMELSSPFETAGPLTETLLIANLAIRGIDVQRRDANGRISYPGRDIKLLWDKQNLKVTNFDEVNQFVKRNYRAGWTLGI; translated from the coding sequence ATGAAAGAAGAAGCAAACAAACCTGAGGCGGCCAGGAACCGCCGCGACTTCCTTAAGACTGCCGCCATAGCCGCAGCCGGATTTATGATCGTGCCGAGACATGTTCTTGGAGGAAAAGGATTTCTGGCGCCGAGCGACCGCCTGCTCCTTGCCGGTATTGGCGCAGGGGGAAAAGGGGAGAGCGATATTTCCCTGATTGTGAAAGGCGGCAAAACAGATGTAGCCTTTTTATGTGATGTAGATGATCGCCGCGCGGCGACTTCTATACGCAATTTCCCGAAAGCGAAATACTATAAAGACTACCGGGTGCTGTTCGATAAAGAAGCGAACAATTTTGATGCGGTCACGGTGTCTACGCCCGACCATACGCACGCTCAGATCGCGATGGCCGCCATGCAGTTGGGCAAGCACGTCTACGTGCAGAAGCCCCTGGCGCATGATGTGTATGAAGCCAGGATGCTCACTGAGGCAGCCAAACGTTATAAGGTAGTTACCCAAATGGGAAACCAGGGCGCTTCCGGCGACGGGGTAAGGCGTTTACAGGAATGGTATAACGCGGGTAAGATAGGGAAGGTACATACCGTGTATTGCTGGACCGACCGGCCGGTGTGGCCGCAGGGGATAGCCTGGCCTACCACAACAGCGCCGGTTCCAAAAGAATTAGACTGGGATTTATGGCTTGGCAGTGCGCCGTACAAACCTTATATAGATAAAATGGTACCCTTCAACTGGCGCGGCTGGTGGGATTACGGTACAGGTGCACTAGGCGATATGGGCTGTCACCTGGTAGAGCCACCCTTCAGGGTCTTAGGGCTCGAGACGCCGGTGAGCGTAGAATGCAGCGTGGGCAGCGTATATGTAGATGAATTCAGAAGGGGCTATTTCCCTGAGAGTTGTCCCCCTTCCAGCCATGTGATCATGACCTTCAATAAAACAGGAAAGGCTAAAGATGATGTGCAGCTTCACTGGATGGACGGTGGTATAAAGCCGGAGCGACCAGAGGAGTTGGGTCCGAATGAAAGCTTTGGTGATAATGGCGTGTTGTTTATAGGAACAAAGGGCAAGATGATCTGCGAAACCTATGGCATGAATCCAAAGTTACTTCCGCTTTCAAGAAACGAATCCGACAAAACCAAAGTGAGCATAACCAGGGTGCCCGGACAGGAGGATGGCCATTACGCACAATTTGCCGAGGCCTCTATAGCTGGGTATGGCAAGATGGAACTGAGTTCGCCCTTTGAAACTGCTGGTCCCCTCACCGAAACACTGCTGATCGCAAATCTGGCCATTCGAGGAATTGATGTGCAGCGCAGAGATGCCAACGGAAGGATCAGTTACCCAGGTCGCGACATCAAGCTGCTGTGGGATAAGCAAAACCTGAAAGTCACCAATTTTGATGAAGTAAATCAGTTTGTAAAGAGAAATTACCGGGCAGGCTGGACGCTTGGTATATAA
- a CDS encoding glycoside hydrolase family 43 protein, with protein MKSTFIFLLTASLCCSSAYAQVIGNTSSEANGVGKETFVNPLRKGADPFVTKHNGKYYTIFNRGGGFAVTESRFLTRFEKTEVVWTPPKDAWNSYNLWAPEIHHIDGKWYIYYAGSVHRGAPYYAQRAGVLESDSPFGPYTDKGMLYTGDDPGMKKDNCWAIDMTVLKHDGKLYAIWSGWEALHDHHDVNQNLYIAEMKNPWTLAGKRVLLSKPELEWEKGDHIILQEGPQILQHGKDVFIIYSTRGSWTEHYKLGQLRLSPGAKNLLDPKLWVKHGQPVFQGTATVHGLGHASMTTSPDDSEYWIYYHSKAAIGGGWDNREVYLQKFSFDAKGNPVFGTPKGRGEMKRPSGELELEK; from the coding sequence ATGAAAAGTACATTTATTTTTCTGCTTACGGCATCACTCTGCTGTTCGTCGGCTTACGCACAGGTTATAGGTAACACCTCATCAGAGGCCAATGGCGTTGGGAAGGAAACCTTTGTAAACCCTTTGCGCAAGGGTGCTGATCCTTTTGTAACAAAACATAACGGCAAATACTATACTATTTTTAACAGGGGTGGGGGTTTTGCGGTTACGGAGTCGCGTTTTCTTACCCGCTTTGAGAAAACTGAAGTGGTTTGGACGCCGCCAAAGGATGCCTGGAACAGCTATAATCTCTGGGCACCCGAGATTCATCATATAGACGGTAAGTGGTATATCTATTATGCCGGATCTGTACACAGGGGCGCGCCGTATTATGCCCAGCGTGCTGGTGTGCTCGAAAGTGATAGCCCTTTTGGCCCGTACACGGATAAAGGAATGCTATATACCGGCGACGATCCTGGAATGAAGAAGGACAATTGCTGGGCTATAGACATGACCGTTTTAAAACATGACGGTAAACTTTATGCCATATGGTCGGGCTGGGAGGCTTTGCACGACCATCACGATGTGAACCAAAACTTATACATCGCGGAAATGAAAAATCCATGGACGCTTGCGGGAAAACGGGTGTTGCTATCTAAACCTGAGCTCGAATGGGAGAAAGGCGACCATATCATCCTGCAGGAAGGTCCGCAAATCTTGCAGCATGGTAAAGATGTATTCATCATTTATTCTACCCGGGGGTCCTGGACCGAACATTACAAACTGGGTCAGCTACGGCTTAGTCCCGGCGCTAAAAACCTGCTAGATCCTAAGTTATGGGTAAAACACGGTCAGCCAGTGTTTCAGGGCACAGCTACCGTACACGGACTAGGGCATGCCAGCATGACCACCTCGCCCGATGACAGCGAATACTGGATCTATTACCATTCTAAGGCTGCTATTGGCGGGGGCTGGGACAACAGGGAGGTTTACCTGCAAAAGTTTTCTTTCGATGCCAAAGGAAACCCGGTGTTTGGAACGCCTAAGGGAAGAGGCGAGATGAAGCGCCCATCCGGTGAGCTGGAACTGGAAAAATAG
- a CDS encoding aldose epimerase family protein: MKRTLNTILAAALVLAAAGCNQPAKTDASAQGDSTVTTVQLDSSKFQKEIDGKRTNLYVLKNKNNMQAYFTNYGGRLVSLLVPDSAGNLVDVVVGFDSVEGFEKSTEPYFGATIGRYGNRIAKGKFSLDGKPYTLFVNNGQNTLHGGKKGFQYVVWDAQQPDSSTLVLTYLSKDMEEGYPGNLNVKVTYSLTDDNELKMDYEATTDKKTLCNLTNHAFFNLNGEGSGTILNHTLQIFADQYTPVDTTLIPLGKHADVKGTPFDFTSPKTIGERIEQDNEQLKAGTGYDHNFVLNGTKGMGMTHAATVKGDKTGIVMDIYTQEPGLQFYSGNFMQSKNVFKGGAKDDFRTALALETQHFPDSPNQPSFPSTVLNPGEQYRTSSVYKFSVAK; the protein is encoded by the coding sequence ATGAAAAGAACACTAAACACCATTTTAGCAGCAGCGCTTGTTCTTGCAGCAGCGGGCTGTAATCAGCCGGCAAAAACAGATGCTTCGGCGCAGGGCGACAGTACTGTGACCACCGTGCAGCTCGACAGCAGCAAGTTCCAGAAGGAGATAGACGGCAAGCGGACAAACCTGTACGTGCTGAAGAACAAGAATAATATGCAGGCGTACTTTACCAACTATGGCGGTCGCCTGGTGAGTTTGCTTGTTCCCGACAGTGCCGGTAACCTGGTTGATGTGGTGGTTGGATTTGATAGTGTAGAAGGCTTCGAGAAATCTACCGAGCCCTACTTTGGTGCTACCATAGGCCGTTATGGCAACCGCATTGCCAAAGGCAAGTTTAGTCTGGACGGCAAGCCCTACACCCTGTTCGTTAACAACGGTCAGAATACGCTTCATGGGGGGAAAAAGGGCTTCCAATACGTAGTATGGGATGCGCAGCAGCCCGACAGCAGCACCTTGGTGCTCACCTATCTTTCCAAAGACATGGAAGAAGGTTATCCCGGAAATCTGAACGTTAAAGTAACCTACAGCTTAACCGACGATAATGAATTAAAAATGGATTATGAGGCTACTACTGATAAGAAGACCTTGTGTAATCTGACCAACCACGCGTTCTTTAACCTGAACGGAGAGGGAAGCGGAACAATCCTGAACCATACCCTGCAGATCTTTGCCGATCAGTATACCCCGGTTGATACTACACTTATCCCTTTAGGAAAGCATGCAGATGTTAAGGGAACGCCTTTCGATTTTACTTCGCCTAAAACCATTGGGGAGCGTATTGAGCAGGACAATGAGCAGTTGAAGGCGGGTACCGGATACGATCACAATTTTGTGCTTAATGGAACTAAAGGCATGGGCATGACGCATGCTGCTACGGTAAAAGGCGATAAAACAGGTATCGTGATGGATATTTACACGCAGGAGCCTGGTCTGCAGTTTTACTCGGGTAATTTTATGCAAAGCAAGAACGTCTTTAAAGGTGGTGCTAAGGATGACTTCCGGACTGCACTTGCGCTGGAGACACAACACTTTCCGGATTCTCCTAACCAGCCATCGTTCCCTTCTACGGTGTTAAACCCTGGAGAGCAGTATAGGACATCATCTGTTTACAAGTTTAGTGTGGCTAAATAG
- a CDS encoding SDR family oxidoreductase, which translates to MENLRDYLPENLSGKRILITGGTTGIGRAAAILLASVGARVMIFGRNQEPLQQTLQEISSLEGAGECLGFTADVAHADEIERIFSEADSKLGGLDILVNNAALAFQGISEGNYSDWQYIVQTNLLGYMACTHQAVKRLEANGGGHIVNIGSMSADVREDGSSVYVATKSAIQGFSEALRKEVNKKGIKVTLIEPGAVGTDMQPSSAEEQRDKIEKLEMLKAEDIAMSVLYCLAQPKRCDIVDLKIRPHLQMI; encoded by the coding sequence ATGGAAAATTTAAGAGATTATTTACCGGAAAACCTTAGTGGTAAAAGGATATTGATAACCGGGGGCACGACTGGCATCGGGCGTGCTGCAGCGATTTTACTGGCGTCGGTTGGCGCAAGGGTCATGATATTCGGTCGTAACCAGGAGCCACTTCAACAGACGTTGCAAGAGATCAGTTCGCTGGAGGGTGCAGGCGAATGCTTAGGCTTTACCGCCGATGTGGCCCACGCGGATGAGATTGAACGAATTTTCTCGGAGGCTGACAGTAAACTGGGGGGACTGGACATCCTGGTAAACAATGCCGCTCTTGCCTTCCAGGGCATAAGCGAAGGAAATTATTCCGACTGGCAATACATTGTGCAAACGAACTTGCTGGGTTATATGGCCTGTACGCACCAAGCCGTCAAGAGACTTGAAGCTAATGGCGGCGGCCATATTGTAAATATCGGATCTATGAGCGCCGACGTTCGTGAAGATGGAAGTTCCGTTTATGTGGCTACGAAGTCGGCCATACAAGGCTTCTCGGAAGCATTGAGAAAAGAGGTCAACAAGAAAGGCATCAAAGTAACCCTTATAGAACCTGGGGCAGTAGGCACCGATATGCAGCCTAGTTCGGCCGAGGAGCAACGGGATAAAATAGAAAAATTAGAAATGCTGAAAGCCGAAGACATCGCCATGAGCGTGCTGTATTGTTTGGCACAGCCAAAACGATGCGATATAGTGGACCTTAAAATAAGACCACATTTACAAATGATTTAA